GCGACTCCGTTCCACTGAATCGCGCCTCCCGTTGCTGTCTGGCTCCAGGTGGCTTCGGCAATCTCAACGCGCTTATCAATTGCGTCAAAAGTAATATCCGCCGCAACGGGACTCCAGGTGTAGCGCGAGTAACCGTATTCTTGATTAATTTCACTCAGCAACACATCCAACTTACTGGCGCTGGAACCCCAGGAGGCTCCATTACAGAGAATCGCCCGTGTTTTTGTCGGGTCTGGGGCGGGAAGCAATCCCCAGCTTATTTTTTCTTTGTACAGGAGCCACGAATCAAAAAAACCTTGAGATTGCGCCATTATGAAACCACCTCAATAAACCCATCGGATTTCACAACAATTGGGACATTGAATTGGTCGGCAAGATTTTGCAGAACGGTTGCTTCTTCCGGAGCGATCTGAGCATTTGGAAAAACTCGCAAATTCCAGAATTTCACGGCTAATTTCAAGCTTTCCAAATCTTTGACTTCTCCCCACGCTCGCACAATTGAACTATGCCAAGTAATTGAGATGGCGGCGATCGCATCGAGGATGCGATCGTATTCTGGAACGAGGGCGATCGCGCCTCGAAAACCTGGGTAATCGGGAGGTGCCTCCGGTGTTAGGGAATCAGTAATAAATCCACCCGATGCAATCCAAGGCAACACTTCTTCGCGATAAATAGTGCTATCAACTGGAATAAATTGGTCGTTTTCTCCCACTTTCCGCCGAACCGATGTTCGTTCGGAATCAGTCCATTGAAATTGAGTCATAATCTTGCGTCTAAAATGAGTGTTTCTGGTGCTAGGGCGTAACAATCTCCTGCCGCAGCCGCCGAAATTAAAAAGCGCCCGCCCGCACTCGTCACACTACCCGTTGCGGGATATCCAGCCGCTTGATTTACTCTTGCTCCCCCATTCACTAAGGTGGCTGCTGGCGTATTTCGCATAATCCGCTGAATCGGAATTGGGACTTCCCCAATATGGTTTGCGGCGGCAGCAACAAACCGCGCAGAGGGTCGCAGCGATTGATAGTATCTGGCAATCCGCCAAGCATCGTAGTCGTATAGGCGTTCAACGGGAGTATCAATTTCACCGGCTTCAAATTTCACATCGGCTAAATCAAAAGTGAAGGTGGAGCTTAAGGGAAAAACCCAGCGCAATCTAAGTAATGAAGAATTGGCGTCGGTTCCAAAAGTTTTACCGGCGACCGAAGGCATCAATAAGGTGTAGGTAAATTTCTGCCAATTGCTAGTATTTTCAAAGGTTTGCAAGCCCGTATCTACGCTGGCGCTCGGAGACCCTCCGGTTCCAAACACTTGTCTGATTCCAAAGCTTACTTGCAGATTGTTGGCAGCTTTCGCCCAAAACGAAACGGTTGCGTATTCCCCAGCAAGGGTTTCAGCATTTTCGATTGCTGACTGGAGTTCGGGATTAGTGATTGTGCCGCCTGTTGTTTGGCTCCATCTCCAGAAGAATTTAGGGTTGCCAGGAACATTTGCCTGTCCCGCAGTGAAGGATTGGCGGGAAGTCGTCGCGGCTCCACCCGTTCCGAATGTGGCATTGTTCCACATCTCAATGGTTCGACCGACTGCACTGAAGCTCGTTCCCGCCAGAGCGGAATAAAACCCTCCGTTTACCTGGTAGTTGTGCCCGATTAAAGAAATTCCTAAATTGTTTCTTGCCTCCGCAGCGTTGTTTGCGCCCGTGCCCCCGCTAGAAATCTCTAGGGCGGCAATTCCCGAAATAAAGCCTCCGGTAATTGCCACGCTACTCGCGTCCTGAAACCCCATCGTGCCGCCCGTCTGCTGCCAAAGCCCGGAACCTTCATTGGGAGAATAACTTCCCGGTGTAGGGATGTTCGTAAAAGCATCAAAAGTAAACCAAGCTCGATGCTCTTTTATCAAAAAAGCCATCTTATCCGTGCGCTCGGCAGGCGGAATCGCAAGTAGCTCGGCAATCGTATCTAAAGCGTATCCAGCGCTCGGCATTATTGGGTAATCTCCTCCCAGTTTTCTTTGGTTATTTCCCGCCAGCTAGTCGCATCCATTTGAGTCCAAGTCGAGCCGGAAGAGATTAAGCTAGTGGTCAAACTAAAACTTGAAATCGCACTAATCCCAAATGACGCGCCGGTTCCGATCGCGTCATAGTCGTAGGTCCTCAAGCTAAAACTCGACCGAGAACTAAATTCAATCCGGCTGGCTTCCTGATAGGGAAGCGCTACCACAATTCCGGCATCAGATTCTTCGGGCGTTGTCCAAAGTTCTTCAGATGTCGTGGTTGTCGCGATCTCGCCTGTTTCGTTGTTTGTTTCCACAGTTACTGTGGTCGCAGTGGTAGAAGCGGGAACGCCAGGACTTGCGGGTGTCACGGTTATAGTCACCGTGGTCGTAATCGTGCCAGCGGGAGTGGTAATAGTGGTTGTGACCGGCGCAGGCGGAGGAATGACAATGGGGACGAGAGGCACAACGCCAGACGCGACCAGCCCGCACCAAATCCCGTCGTACTGGCACACGAAGCGCTTTTGGGCTAAGGCGACCGAGAAGCCGTCCATCATGAATAGATGCGTGTTACCAGCGGCGTTCGTCCACTGAGCGCCAGCCAATGGAGAGAATCCAAATATCGGATCTGCAAGTTCCTGGACAATCGATTGCCCTTTGTAGCGCCCCCACAGAATATGCCCTTCAATCCGCCCCAAGGCTTCTGCTTGCTGCTTCGAGGTGAGTAAGCCCCCGTCAATCGTAAATTCGCGCTCCCTCGGTCGAAATTGCGACCCAAAGGCGGGCGGGAGTTTGACTTCTACCCGTACCGGCTTCTCAACGATTGTGAACTCTGGGGGAAATCGCTCTGGTGCGGGCGGTTGGGCTTGCCCGGAATTGGAGCGCTCAATTTCGGTGTTGAGCGGGACCATTGAGAGTTTGGCGTTCAGCACCAGTACTTCATTCCCCTCGCTTTGCTCAACCAGATTCTCTTCTAAGCGCTCGGCGACTTCTGGATAGGCTTTCGCCAGTACCTGATAGGTGCGGGTTTTCTTCTCCCAGTCACCGGGTCTAAATTCAGTCCAGGTCTCGGTCTTAATTTCGCTTTTGGTTAGGAATTTCGCATCGGTGGGGATGGGTGCCGAAATGGTATTTCCGCCGTAGGAATCTTCCATCGAAAAATCCCCCGGCAGGATTGTGGCTTGGCACTCGGAAGTTTCGGTGGTGACAACCATCGCCCGTCGAGCGTTGTTGAGGGCGGTAATGGAGCCGGGGAGTACGTCTTCTAAATTGCTGACGGGAGACGGATATTCGTAGGTGATGACAATTCGACTCGCCAGAATCAGTCGGTCGCGATCGCTTACCGCAATTTCTTCCGGCTGGTTGGCGAGCCACTCGCGCAAACAAATTTCAGCACACTGGCGAGTTTCAATAAGTGTTTTAATCAGCCTCCCTTCGTCGGGGTCTGTACACTTAATGGTTCCCGCTCCCGCGTTGGGCACCGCTTCATAAAAATGCTTTTCTAGTTTGATTTCAGCAAACATCATGCTGGAATCTTTGGCGTAGCGCTCTGGGTTCAGGAGCGCTCTAGCTTGAGACTTTTCGGTTTCTTTGGAAATTGTCCGAGCTTGAGAATTTAATTTTTCCGTGTAAATCGTGCGCTCTACCAGAATTAAGCTTGTCTGCGTGGAGCTGGGGTCAATCAGGCTTACCGGACCATATTCCTCAGAAACCGTTTTAATCCCATCTTTGGGTTTTTCGGCTTTGAGAAGGGTTCCCGTCACCACAATCTTCTCGCACGGTGCTTCCGCTCCACTGAGGCGCTCGTACTTCACCGCGTTGGAGTAAACAGAGCCTTGAATTAAGGTGGGCGGGAGGCGACTCACGGGTTTAACGCGAATTTGCCCGTAGTTGTCCTGGTAGGCAATCTGCCCGTTCGCCCAGCAGATTTTCCCAAATAGCTGAATGTAACTTTCATTGCTGAGCTTTGAGAGAGGGACACTCAATCCGGCACCTGCGATCGCTCCCGCGAATCCCGGCACCCCTGCTTTTTGCAATAGTTTAGAGGCGATGCTAGTCAGGCTGGTGGTACTGCCCAAACTAAAGCAAATCCCTTCCCCAGCAGGACTTCGGAAGTTGAGGAGCGAGAGGATGCATCCCGCTTCTATCTTTAGTTCGCGCTCGTTCTCATCGTATTGGGATTCCAGGATGTACAGATGACCCAAAACCGGGGCGCGAGTCAGGACGCCCAGGGAATTAGCAACCAACACGATAATCGGATTCCCCCGCGCCCAGCGGGAGTTGATCCGGTCGTCTAGGTTTTCGCTAAATTCAAAGGCTTTGCCCAGAACGAAGGTGGCGCTAATCAAGCTCAATCCCGACTGGTCATAATGCCCAAATCCCCCATCAGCGCTCTTCAGGGCGGTCGTGCAGTCGAGTCCAGCAATATGAACTGAATAGTTGCGGGCGCTGATATTGATGGGGGCGGCGAGACTCATGGCTATTGTTGAAGTTGCCTATAGAGTCACCGCGAAATTTTCGCGCTAGAAAGGGGAGCGATCGCGTCGAAAGCCCCGAACCCCCATCACAAAAGTGTTTTGTTCTGTCAACCGCTTCCGCAATCCCTCTATTTGCGACAATAGAAGCGATCGCCCTACTTCAATAGCATGGATAAAACTAAACTTGTAGCTCTTTTAAAAGAGTTAACTTTGTTGCCTGGTGAAACAGAATGGGTTGAATTTAAGCACAACAACGGAGAGCCAGAGATGATTGGAGAGTACATTTCAGCTCTCTCTAACTCTGCTGTGCTAAATAATCGGCAAATGAGCTATCTCGTTTGGGGAGTTGAGGATAATACGCATAAGATCGTGGGTACAAGTTTCAAACCTCATCAAACGCGAATCAATGGTCAAGAATTACAAAATTGGTTAATGACACAACTCAATCCACGGATTGACTTTACGATTCATGAATTTAAATATGGTGCTAAAAACATTGTAATTTTTGAAATTTCTAGAGCAAATCACATCCCTATCCAATTTAAAAATAATGAATATGTGCGGATTGGTAGTTATAAGCAGTTGTTAAAAAAGTATCCAGAAAAAGAAAGGAAGCTATGGGAGCTTTTCTCGCATCAGCCATTTGAGAAGAGAATTGCCTTGGAGAACGTACCAGAGGATGAGGTGCTATCCTATCTTAACTATTCTGCTTATTTTGACTTGACAAAGCAAAAATTGCCAGAAAACCGATTAGGAATTTTAGAACGATTTACAACGGAGAGGTTCATCGTAAAAAAACCAGGCGGTTGTTATGATATTACGAACTTTGGAGCGCTTTTGTTCGCAAAGGACTTGAAGTTGTTTGAGCGATTGTATCGTAAAGCAATTAGAGTAATTATTTACAAAGGTAAAGGTAGAACGGCAACCCAGAGAGAGGAAACTAACTACAAAGGCTATGCTATCGCCTATGAAGAAATTATCAAATTTATTAATGACTATCTGCCAAAGAATGAGCATATTGGTCAAGCTTTACGCCAAGAAGTACAGATGTATCCAGAAATAGCTATTCGAGAGCTAGTGGCTAATGCCATGATTCACCAGGATCTTAATATGAGTGGTACTAGCCCGATGATTGAAATTTTTTCCGATCGAATGGAGATTACCAGCCCAGGGGAACCTTTAATCGATCCTCTACGGTTTATAGACGCACCGCCTCGATCTCGTAATGAGGATATTGCTTCTTTTCTGCGTCGCATTAATGTTTGTGAGGAACGAGGGAGTGGTATTGATAAGGTGATTTATGCTGTAGAGCTATTTCAATTACCAGCCCCAGAATTTACTGTGGTTGAACAATACACTAAGGTGATTCTCTTCGCACACAAAGAATTTGCTCAGATGACCAAAGAGGATCGGGTTCGAGCCTGCTATCAGCACAGCTGCTTGCGATACGTGTTTAACGAGCAAATGACCAACTCCTCCTTGCAGCAGAGATTCGGAAAACACACCTCAATGGTTTCTCGAATTATTAGACAAACACTAGAGGATGAGTTGATCAAACCCTACAATCCGGAGAACGAGTCAAGGAAGCACGCCAAGTATGTGCCTTTTTGGGCATAAAGCTTATTTGACTGTTATTTGACTAGGCCACCCATTTAACCCCTAGAGTTATACCCTGAAAGCGATGGAATCCTTACAGGGCTTAGGGTACAGATTATGAAGTTTATTAACTCTTATTTGACTGTTATTTGACTAGGCCACCCATTTAACCCCTAGAGTTATACCCTGAAAGCGATGGAATCCTTACAGGGCTTAGGGTACAGATTATGAAGTTTATTTGACTGTTATTTGACTAGGCCACCCATTTAACCCCTAGAGTTATACCCTGAAAGCGATGGAATCCTTACAGGGCTTAGGGTACAGATTATGAAGTTTATTAACTCTTATTTGACTGTTATTTGACTAGGCTACCCATTTAACCCCTAGAGTTATACCCTGAAAGCGATGGAATCCTTACAGGGCTTAGGGTACAGATTATGAAGTTTATTTGACTGTTATTTGACTGTTATTTGACTAGGCTACCCATTTAACCCCTAGAGTTATACCCTGAAAGCGATGGAATCCTTACAGGGCTTAGGGTACAGATTATGAAGTTTATTTGACTGTTATTTGACTGGTTGAATCAAGAGCGAACACACGCTTCCCTTTCCGCGAAATTTTCGCGCTAGAAGGGGGAGCGATCTAGGGGCAAACGGGCAGGTTAGTCAAATAACAATCGCTTCGCTATGACCAGCTTGATACACAGATTTCACTTATCCACCTGACGAAGCTTGTAGTCTTGCCTGCATAAGAGAAAACTCCGATTCTAGGAATCGGAGTTTTCTGTTTCTTTAAATCGTGCCAAGTAGCGCTGAAAATCTAGCTACCACTCTAACTATTTATCTAAACACGCCTACAAATCAGATAAAAGATAAATTCTCTTTTTACCCAAATTGAGATGAGATCCACATACAGATAGAGCATCCTTTTGCCAAGGAGTTTTTATTTTCTGCCCACGAGATTTTGACATCGCCGAGCCTGCTGTGGATAAAGATTTCAAAATATGTACTTCCCTTAATTTTTTGTGTTTTTTCATTGTATTTTAAGTTTATTATTAGTTAATTTAATTTGTGAAACGCTTGCATAAAAACCTTTTCAGCGCCACTTTTATATTATAGCAACATCTACAAAAAAATGACAATTCAACAAAATCAATGCGATAGATTAAAAATAAAACTTGCTAAATTTTCATTTATTTGCAATTCAAATCTACTTTATTGGCAAAACATTTCAATATCAAACTATTAAGCAAATCTTAGGATATGGCTAGAACTCCCGCGAATTTTCCGTGGCTGTAGGAGCTGATTCTAGACCCGTCCCTACTTTCCTGGTGACTCTATAGGCAGATCCACTCCTACTGCCCATGAGTCTTACCCTGTCCCTAAGCGGGCTTTCGCTCAAATTAACCAAATTCACCGATAACAAGCTGCCGAGAGCGGTCATCGACCCTTACGCCGGACTTGAGTACAGCATTTTTGGTACGCCTATTGGCGATGGTTCGCTATTTGAGCCGAAATTCGTTTGGGCAACCACCGCTTTTATAGACAAAGATCAAGAGCGCCTGATTGGGGCAATTTATGCCGAATTCGATCGGCTGCGACGCACTCAGCCTTACCAGAGCGCCAATATTCTTCTCATTGATGCTAACCAGGAGTACCAAGAGAAGCTGCCCAGAACTCGCGCTCTGGCTCCGGACACGACAGAGCAACTTGTGGGCGCGACTCACGTTTCCTATTTCGCCCAATTTTATGTGTGGATGGTGAAACCGCCTGAATTTGTAGAAAATGGGATTTGGAGGACAGTGACTCTAACACTACAAGAAACAAATCGAGTCTTGTGATGGCCTTCTTGAGATCGCTTTCATTGAGATCGCCTTCAACCCTCATCCCTAATTTTCCCGCTCGAATATTCCATCTGCGGTGTAGTCATACTGGGACTCCAGAGGCATTTTTTCCTGATACTCCTGATTGGTTCGGAAATTTAGAGCCTAAGCTCCCATCCACTCAAACAGCTTTAGCTGCACCCCTTGGTACGGCTGAAACTGATGAGGGTTCCCAGGCTCACCAGGCAACCCCAGTGATGTGCCCTGTCTTCCAACAGGCTCCTTGAGCGTAACTTTCCGAGTGCCTCCCGGTAGTTGGGATGTTTCAATCCCCAATTCTTCCAAGCCGCGATTCAAAATGACGATTGCCGCATCTACGTCAGCGTCGGCATGATGACCGCAGCTTTCACAAACAAACTTTTCCTTGTCCCGATTAGTCGGACTAACGTATCCGCATTCGCTGCATTCTTGCGATGAATGGCGGGGATTCACTTCACAAAACAGAACGCCCGACTTTTCAGCCAAGATTTTGACCTTCTGCTTTAAATTTCCCCAAGCCGCATCGCTAATCGCTCGATTGAGCGCAGACTTAGCAGCCTGATTGTTCCTGAGATATTTACCCGTTGCCTCGCATTGCTTAGGCTTGCACCGCCGCTTCATTCCCTGAATATTGAGGTCTTCAAATACAATTAAGTCGAAATTTTTAACTAATTTATGGGCACTTTTCCACTGATAATCTTCTCGCTGGTTTGAGATTTTTTGTTCCAGTTTCGCCAATCGTTGATAAGCTTTGACCTGTTTGTTAGAGCCTTTGGCTTTGCGGCTAGCGCGACGCTGGCGAATGCGTCGTCGTCGCTCCTGCTGCCGATAAAATTCAGGATTTGGAACCGTCTCACCTGTACTGAGAGACATCAACTTCTTAATCCCCAGATCCACGCCAACCGCTGTTTTGACTTGATTCGGCAAGGGAGTTTCTGGCACGGTGTCGTCCTGCAATCTGACACTGATATACCATCCGTCTGCTTTCTTTCTCACCGTCACCGAGCGTTGAGCGAAGCCATCGGGAAAAGAGCGGGACTGGAAGAATTTCATCCAGCCGATTCCGGGTAGGTATGCCGCATTGCCCTTGAACTTGACAGCTCCGGGCGAATAGGTAAAAGACTTAAAACAATTACGGGGCTTAAAACGGGGATATCCTCTACCTTGCTCAAAGAAGTTTTGGAATGCAGTGTCGAGCTGGCGTAGCATCTGCTGCAAAACAACACATGACATTTCTTTGTACCAAGGGCGTTCTTGCTTGAGCCTTACTAGGTCAGCCGACTGAATTTCCCAAGCAGAACGACGCTTTCCCGCCCCAGTTTTTTTGTCAGTTTTCCAGGGACTTCCATAAAGAGTTGACTTACTGACCGAGCAAGTTAGAGGGCAGCATTCCGCTTGAGATTTGATATCGCAATAATTGCCCAAGATAGGCGATCTCACTTGCTCGTAAGCTTCTATCCTTTCTTTCAATCGAAAGTTATATTGCCCGCGAAGCATATCCAGCCAGCGCTCCATCGTAGCCGCTTGGCGAGGCGAAGGTTTCAATTTATAGACGAAGGAAGCAAACACTTTTCAGCATCCTTTTCTCACAGCGGTTAGAAGCGATCGCTCAGTCTTCTTCGATTTTTAGTAAGTCGTCGAGAGAAATTTTTTTTCCAGACCACTTGGAGCAAAGCCTCGCTAGCTTTGCAAGGTTGGAGAAATGACCTCTGTCTAAATTTCCATCCAGAGCAAGGCGTAGGGTGTTGCGCCCCACTTCGTCAGGCGACCCCTCAATTTCTTTGTGAACGGAATTAACCGATCTAGGCTTTCCATGCTCATCTGTGAGCCAATAACGAGAAATATCGACGTAAACTCGCACGTCCTGCAACTCCAGCATCCAAACACTCAACTTATTGTCCTCCAGGAATTCAACCTATTGAAATTATGAATTCTTGAAAGTTGAATGTCAACACGTTGACAGTTGAAAGTCAACTTGCAATAATGAGTATAGAGAAAGCGCCCCCGACGGTCAATCTGAAGCGCCCTCTCTTCTCACCAATCAACCGAAGTCAAAAGGTAATTCCATGATCTCACAACAAACGCTCCAAGCGATAGCGCCAGCGCTGACTTGTCAGTTCGCACCCGCCACCAGATCGCCCCTCTCTATCGACGAGAAAATCACCATTGCCAAAGTCCTGTCTTGGGACACCTATCAGGAAGTCCATCCCGAAGAAATCATCACCATCTGGATGAAAGAAGACATCCTGTGGACGC
This Coleofasciculus sp. FACHB-T130 DNA region includes the following protein-coding sequences:
- a CDS encoding ATP-binding protein gives rise to the protein MDKTKLVALLKELTLLPGETEWVEFKHNNGEPEMIGEYISALSNSAVLNNRQMSYLVWGVEDNTHKIVGTSFKPHQTRINGQELQNWLMTQLNPRIDFTIHEFKYGAKNIVIFEISRANHIPIQFKNNEYVRIGSYKQLLKKYPEKERKLWELFSHQPFEKRIALENVPEDEVLSYLNYSAYFDLTKQKLPENRLGILERFTTERFIVKKPGGCYDITNFGALLFAKDLKLFERLYRKAIRVIIYKGKGRTATQREETNYKGYAIAYEEIIKFINDYLPKNEHIGQALRQEVQMYPEIAIRELVANAMIHQDLNMSGTSPMIEIFSDRMEITSPGEPLIDPLRFIDAPPRSRNEDIASFLRRINVCEERGSGIDKVIYAVELFQLPAPEFTVVEQYTKVILFAHKEFAQMTKEDRVRACYQHSCLRYVFNEQMTNSSLQQRFGKHTSMVSRIIRQTLEDELIKPYNPENESRKHAKYVPFWA
- a CDS encoding RNA-guided endonuclease TnpB family protein, with the protein product MFASFVYKLKPSPRQAATMERWLDMLRGQYNFRLKERIEAYEQVRSPILGNYCDIKSQAECCPLTCSVSKSTLYGSPWKTDKKTGAGKRRSAWEIQSADLVRLKQERPWYKEMSCVVLQQMLRQLDTAFQNFFEQGRGYPRFKPRNCFKSFTYSPGAVKFKGNAAYLPGIGWMKFFQSRSFPDGFAQRSVTVRKKADGWYISVRLQDDTVPETPLPNQVKTAVGVDLGIKKLMSLSTGETVPNPEFYRQQERRRRIRQRRASRKAKGSNKQVKAYQRLAKLEQKISNQREDYQWKSAHKLVKNFDLIVFEDLNIQGMKRRCKPKQCEATGKYLRNNQAAKSALNRAISDAAWGNLKQKVKILAEKSGVLFCEVNPRHSSQECSECGYVSPTNRDKEKFVCESCGHHADADVDAAIVILNRGLEELGIETSQLPGGTRKVTLKEPVGRQGTSLGLPGEPGNPHQFQPYQGVQLKLFEWMGA